One genomic window of Paenibacillus xylanilyticus includes the following:
- a CDS encoding gamma carbonic anhydrase family protein, with translation MIIPFKGQEPQLHSSVYVAEGAKLIGDLKLGADSTVWFNAVLRADLAPIWIGQRCNIQDNAVGHVNTNQPLILGDDVSVGHAAIIHGCHIGTGSLIGMGAILLNGAEIGEYTLIGAGSVVTENTKIPPYTLALGTPAKVIRELTDADLERMSRTSLGYVAKGKEYRSS, from the coding sequence ATGATAATCCCATTCAAGGGTCAAGAACCACAGCTTCATTCTTCGGTGTATGTAGCTGAAGGGGCCAAACTTATAGGTGACCTGAAGTTAGGTGCAGATTCTACGGTCTGGTTCAATGCCGTATTACGTGCAGATCTGGCGCCAATATGGATCGGACAACGTTGTAACATTCAGGACAATGCTGTTGGACATGTAAATACGAATCAACCTTTGATTCTGGGAGATGACGTTTCAGTGGGACATGCCGCGATTATTCATGGTTGTCACATTGGAACAGGCTCACTGATCGGTATGGGAGCCATCCTTCTCAATGGAGCCGAAATTGGTGAATACACACTGATTGGGGCCGGTTCTGTTGTAACTGAAAATACTAAAATTCCGCCCTATACCCTGGCTCTGGGAACACCAGCCAAAGTGATCCGTGAATTGACGGATGCCGACCTTGAGCGGATGTCGAGGACTTCACTTGGTTATGTTGCCAAAGGTAAGGAATATAGGAGCTCTTAA
- a CDS encoding DUF1405 domain-containing protein, which translates to MSLSFFWSREFLTNRYFLWLLFWCNAVGTVYGYIWYGDQLKLTLEEQPLWQVVFVPDSPTASLFFTLGLLWILYKPKSVVLNRIGHVIQALAVVTSVKYGVWAVSIIFAGWMQGGSPHWQDWMLIASHSAMAIEALIYVRFFGFRWLALLIASLWTLLNDTMDYTYNIFPWLPSALYQHLDGVRNFTFGLTLVSILCAWLALRQAKRA; encoded by the coding sequence GTGTCTTTATCGTTTTTCTGGAGCCGGGAGTTTCTGACCAATCGGTATTTTCTGTGGCTTCTGTTTTGGTGTAATGCAGTGGGTACCGTGTATGGGTACATATGGTACGGAGATCAGCTGAAATTAACACTGGAGGAACAGCCCCTATGGCAGGTTGTATTTGTTCCGGACAGTCCCACAGCGAGTTTGTTTTTTACCCTTGGTCTTCTATGGATTCTATATAAACCTAAGTCTGTGGTGCTCAACCGAATCGGACATGTGATTCAAGCTCTCGCTGTGGTTACATCGGTGAAATATGGGGTCTGGGCTGTTTCCATTATTTTTGCGGGTTGGATGCAGGGTGGTTCCCCGCATTGGCAGGACTGGATGCTGATCGCCTCACACAGTGCCATGGCCATTGAAGCGTTGATTTATGTCAGGTTCTTTGGTTTCAGATGGTTAGCGCTGCTGATTGCCAGTCTATGGACGTTATTGAATGATACGATGGACTATACATATAATATTTTCCCTTGGCTGCCTAGCGCTCTCTACCAGCATCTGGATGGCGTGCGCAATTTCACTTTCGGGCTTACCCTGGTTAGCATTCTGTGCGCGTGGCTGGCATTAAGACAGGCGAAACGAGCCTGA
- a CDS encoding YitT family protein: protein MSTAKTWIQIKLVLPILLGTALYAFGLLYFIIPNQLMEGGVTGVTVLLNYAFGLSPSLTTLVINVPLFLIGLKILGGRQMVYTGVGIGALTAFLWLFEKMIHSGWIEPLHTENDLLLAALYAGVTLGAGLGIVFRSGGTTGGSDIIARILNRKYGWSMGRILLGIDFIIIGISLIYIPKEKILYTLVAVFIASKVIDFIQEGAYSARAFMIISDHAPEIADLITREMDRGVTLIPAIGAYSKQAKHVAYCVISRQEFRRLQTIVRSVDPRAFVIISDVHDVHGEGFKES, encoded by the coding sequence ATGAGCACTGCCAAAACTTGGATTCAAATCAAACTGGTTCTCCCTATTCTGCTAGGTACTGCATTGTATGCTTTTGGACTGCTGTACTTCATTATCCCGAATCAACTAATGGAGGGCGGCGTCACCGGGGTTACCGTACTGCTCAATTATGCGTTTGGCCTCTCTCCGTCTCTAACGACCCTTGTTATCAACGTCCCGTTATTTCTGATCGGGCTCAAGATATTGGGCGGCAGGCAGATGGTCTATACAGGGGTGGGTATTGGTGCCCTTACGGCGTTTCTGTGGTTGTTTGAGAAAATGATTCACTCGGGATGGATTGAGCCTCTGCACACGGAGAATGATCTCCTGCTGGCAGCTCTGTATGCAGGTGTCACTCTCGGGGCTGGTTTGGGTATCGTATTCCGCTCAGGCGGTACGACAGGTGGTTCAGATATCATTGCACGGATTCTCAATCGAAAATATGGATGGAGCATGGGCCGAATTTTGCTCGGTATCGATTTTATTATTATCGGCATTTCACTAATCTACATTCCAAAAGAAAAAATACTCTATACGCTGGTTGCTGTCTTTATCGCTTCCAAGGTCATTGACTTCATTCAGGAAGGGGCTTATTCGGCTCGGGCATTCATGATTATTAGTGACCACGCTCCCGAAATTGCCGACCTGATTACCCGGGAAATGGACCGCGGTGTAACTCTGATTCCAGCCATTGGCGCCTACTCCAAACAAGCCAAACATGTTGCTTACTGCGTTATTTCACGTCAGGAATTCAGGCGACTGCAAACCATTGTCAGATCTGTTGATCCCCGTGCCTTTGTTATCATCAGCGATGTTCATGACGTCCATGGAGAAGGCTTCAAGGAATCCTAA
- a CDS encoding nucleotide pyrophosphohydrolase, whose protein sequence is MEKSIAEMQREVDLYISQFKEGYFSPLAMLARMSEEVGELAREVNHEFGEKPKKASEADNSIELELGDILFITICFANSLGIDLAQAHDKVMHKFNTRDANRWTPKNTD, encoded by the coding sequence ATGGAGAAAAGCATCGCAGAAATGCAGCGCGAGGTTGACCTCTACATTTCCCAGTTCAAAGAAGGCTACTTCAGTCCGCTGGCCATGCTGGCGCGTATGTCGGAAGAGGTGGGAGAGCTAGCTCGGGAAGTCAATCACGAGTTCGGTGAAAAGCCGAAGAAGGCTTCTGAAGCAGACAATTCCATTGAGCTGGAGCTTGGGGATATTTTGTTTATCACGATTTGTTTTGCCAACTCGCTCGGGATTGACCTGGCGCAGGCACACGACAAAGTCATGCATAAATTTAATACACGCGATGCAAATCGGTGGACTCCAAAAAACACCGATTAG
- a CDS encoding histidine phosphatase family protein has translation MRIGLIRHGLTDWNAAGRIQGQTDIPLNAEGRQQAERLGHRLLTEDYQWDYIITSGLSRAQETGEIISGLLDVPMLEPDARLKERGFGQIEGLTSEERITRWGMDWETLDLGQEQIMDIQTRALAFLEDLWAAYQDKNVLIVTHGAFLANLLSALFKDRYTERIGNLSLTILEKEQDDWSPLLYNCTRHLSLDAAKQSE, from the coding sequence ATGCGAATTGGGCTTATTCGTCATGGTCTTACCGATTGGAACGCTGCAGGGCGTATCCAAGGGCAGACAGACATACCTTTGAATGCCGAAGGGCGTCAGCAGGCAGAACGTCTGGGACACCGTCTGTTGACAGAGGATTATCAATGGGACTATATCATTACCAGTGGTCTATCACGGGCCCAGGAGACAGGAGAGATTATCTCTGGATTGCTGGACGTGCCTATGCTTGAGCCGGATGCGCGTTTGAAAGAAAGAGGTTTCGGTCAGATCGAGGGTTTGACCTCGGAAGAACGAATCACCCGCTGGGGAATGGACTGGGAGACGCTGGATCTGGGGCAGGAGCAGATTATGGATATACAGACTCGCGCTTTAGCGTTTCTCGAAGATTTGTGGGCTGCATATCAGGACAAAAATGTTTTGATTGTAACTCATGGCGCTTTTCTCGCAAACCTGTTGTCTGCCTTGTTCAAAGACCGCTATACGGAACGAATTGGAAACCTGTCACTTACGATCCTGGAAAAAGAACAGGATGACTGGAGTCCCTTGTTATATAATTGCACACGACATCTATCATTGGATGCGGCTAAACAATCTGAGTAA
- a CDS encoding DUF2487 family protein: MKFSEMTQDSWAELQLYLDTCLIPFTGLTGNHSPAEATEALERLRDFLDLIEVPFKGRVMTYPAFHFAFPEMSMALNTICEQMKRSGFKYVVIMTSDGFLEKDKISSADLVFNRSQLVEEMDEAKIAGYVGEKVREMWKN; this comes from the coding sequence TTGAAATTCAGTGAGATGACTCAAGACAGCTGGGCTGAACTGCAACTCTATCTGGATACATGCCTTATTCCATTCACCGGTCTTACGGGAAATCATTCGCCGGCTGAAGCCACGGAAGCACTAGAGAGGCTTAGAGATTTTCTGGATCTAATTGAAGTCCCGTTTAAAGGGAGGGTCATGACATATCCAGCGTTCCATTTCGCTTTTCCGGAAATGTCAATGGCATTAAACACCATATGCGAGCAAATGAAGCGTTCAGGATTCAAATATGTGGTGATAATGACATCAGATGGTTTTTTGGAAAAAGATAAAATCTCATCTGCAGATCTGGTTTTTAATCGTTCTCAACTGGTTGAGGAAATGGATGAAGCGAAAATAGCAGGGTATGTCGGGGAAAAAGTACGCGAGATGTGGAAAAATTAA
- the qcrB gene encoding menaquinol-cytochrome c reductase cytochrome b subunit, with protein sequence MFKNVYDWIDERLDITPIWRDVADHEVPEHVNPAHHFSAFVYCFGGLTFFITVIQILSGMFLTMYYVPDIINAYASVEYLQTKVAFGQIVRGMHHWGASLVIVMMFLHTMRVFFTGSYKAPREMNWVVGMLIFFVMLGLGLTGYLLPWDNKAYFATKVTLEIANTVPWLGPIIKEFLQGGTIVGAQTLTRFFALHVFFLPAVLLVLLVGHFIMIRRQGISGPL encoded by the coding sequence ATGTTTAAAAATGTCTATGACTGGATTGACGAGCGTCTCGATATCACGCCAATCTGGAGGGACGTTGCGGATCATGAAGTTCCAGAGCACGTAAACCCGGCTCACCACTTTTCCGCATTCGTCTACTGCTTTGGTGGCTTGACGTTCTTTATTACCGTAATTCAGATTCTCTCAGGAATGTTTCTTACGATGTATTACGTACCTGATATTATCAATGCTTATGCCAGTGTCGAGTATCTGCAGACCAAGGTAGCTTTTGGCCAAATTGTGCGCGGCATGCACCACTGGGGAGCCAGTCTGGTAATCGTAATGATGTTTTTACATACGATGCGTGTATTCTTTACAGGCTCTTATAAAGCGCCCCGTGAGATGAACTGGGTTGTCGGCATGTTGATCTTTTTCGTCATGCTGGGTCTTGGATTGACCGGGTACCTGCTGCCATGGGATAACAAAGCCTACTTTGCAACCAAAGTTACCCTGGAAATTGCCAATACCGTCCCATGGCTCGGACCTATTATTAAAGAATTCCTTCAGGGTGGAACCATTGTAGGTGCACAGACGCTAACACGATTCTTTGCCCTGCACGTCTTCTTCCTTCCCGCTGTGCTTCTGGTGCTTCTGGTCGGACACTTCATCATGATCCGCAGACAGGGCATTTCGGGACCACTATAA
- a CDS encoding ubiquinol-cytochrome c reductase iron-sulfur subunit, with protein MSSEHDQHEASNKPPSRMEMSRRQFLTYTLGGATAYMAAGAILPMVRFAVDPILQHKGEGTSVKVAEISKITNEPQEFTFELQQQDGWYLSNASLVAWIRKDEQGKIYALSPICKHLGCTVGWNSDKNYPDEYHCPCHGAHYDKEGKNLAVAPKPLDEYVVKEEQGWVYLGEIVPNTRVK; from the coding sequence ATGAGCAGTGAGCATGACCAGCACGAAGCCTCGAACAAACCACCAAGCCGGATGGAGATGTCGCGCAGGCAGTTTTTAACGTATACGCTTGGTGGAGCTACAGCCTATATGGCCGCCGGTGCGATTCTTCCCATGGTCCGTTTTGCGGTGGACCCAATTTTGCAGCACAAGGGAGAAGGCACTTCTGTCAAAGTAGCTGAGATCAGCAAAATTACTAATGAACCTCAAGAGTTCACATTTGAACTGCAGCAGCAAGATGGTTGGTACCTGAGTAATGCTTCGCTTGTGGCATGGATTCGTAAGGATGAGCAGGGTAAAATTTATGCGCTCTCACCGATCTGTAAACATTTGGGTTGTACAGTCGGCTGGAACAGTGACAAAAATTATCCTGATGAGTATCATTGCCCCTGCCATGGCGCGCACTATGACAAGGAAGGAAAAAATCTTGCCGTAGCCCCGAAACCGCTGGATGAATATGTGGTCAAGGAGGAACAGGGCTGGGTATACCTGGGCGAGATTGTTCCGAACACCCGAGTGAAATAG
- the dapB gene encoding 4-hydroxy-tetrahydrodipicolinate reductase — MSEVIRVAVIGAAGRMGREVVKLVLQDPELELAAAVNRSGAGIDAGTLVGLPECGVLVTDDIEMAFAETKPQVMVDFTIPQYAFAHTELAIRYGVRPVMGVTGFTTEQIEQLDKQCQDKGIGGLIAPNFSIGAILMMRFAAQAAKHMPNVEIIEYHGDQKLDAPSGTAIKTAELIAANREEIRQGNPNEEETIEGSRGGYYNGFRIHSVRLPGVFAQQEVVFGDFGQTLKIRHDSYERAGYMPGVKIGVQKVMEYTGLIYGFDHFID, encoded by the coding sequence ATGAGTGAAGTAATAAGAGTTGCCGTAATCGGAGCGGCTGGCCGAATGGGCCGGGAAGTGGTGAAGCTGGTTCTTCAAGACCCGGAACTGGAGCTTGCTGCCGCGGTTAACCGCTCCGGCGCAGGTATTGATGCCGGAACCCTGGTCGGTCTTCCGGAATGCGGAGTGCTTGTAACCGACGATATCGAAATGGCTTTTGCAGAGACGAAACCGCAGGTCATGGTTGATTTTACAATACCTCAATATGCTTTTGCTCATACAGAACTTGCGATCCGTTATGGAGTCAGACCCGTTATGGGAGTTACCGGCTTCACGACGGAGCAGATTGAACAACTGGACAAGCAGTGTCAGGACAAAGGGATCGGAGGTCTGATTGCCCCGAACTTCTCCATTGGTGCCATTTTGATGATGAGATTCGCAGCACAAGCGGCCAAACATATGCCTAACGTTGAAATCATTGAGTACCATGGGGATCAAAAACTGGATGCGCCTTCAGGAACAGCAATTAAAACGGCTGAGCTGATTGCAGCCAACCGTGAGGAAATCCGTCAGGGCAACCCTAATGAAGAGGAAACCATTGAAGGCTCCCGCGGAGGCTATTATAACGGCTTCCGGATTCACAGTGTTCGTTTACCAGGCGTATTTGCTCAGCAGGAAGTGGTATTTGGCGATTTTGGCCAAACGCTCAAAATTCGTCATGATTCATACGAACGTGCAGGTTACATGCCCGGTGTAAAAATCGGTGTACAGAAGGTTATGGAATATACAGGACTCATCTATGGATTTGATCACTTTATCGACTAA
- a CDS encoding IDEAL domain-containing protein, with translation MDKMKVTYEVMLGLAAEMVWDEALRKQRSEKLYMEIDKALATGDEVAFRSLTDELKTIN, from the coding sequence TTGGATAAAATGAAAGTTACGTATGAAGTCATGTTGGGGCTGGCTGCTGAGATGGTGTGGGACGAAGCGCTTCGTAAACAGCGTAGCGAGAAGCTGTATATGGAAATCGACAAGGCGTTGGCTACCGGAGACGAAGTAGCTTTCCGGAGTCTGACGGATGAACTGAAAACCATAAACTGA
- the mgsA gene encoding methylglyoxal synthase: MLKIAFIAHDRKKEEMVNFVTAYEPVFTDHQLYSTGTTGLRIMEGTSLKIHRFESGPLGGDQQIGALVAQNEMDLIIFLRDPLMAQPHEPDINALLRLCDVQGIPLATNIATAEILVKALDRGDFAWRELVHKYKPEAGVTTGDSE, translated from the coding sequence ATGTTGAAAATTGCATTTATTGCCCATGATCGCAAAAAAGAAGAGATGGTAAACTTTGTTACAGCTTATGAACCGGTGTTTACAGATCACCAATTGTATTCGACAGGCACCACTGGACTTCGTATTATGGAAGGGACTTCCTTGAAGATTCACCGGTTTGAATCAGGTCCGCTTGGAGGAGACCAGCAGATTGGTGCTTTGGTAGCGCAGAATGAGATGGATCTGATTATTTTCCTGCGTGATCCGCTGATGGCTCAGCCACACGAACCGGATATTAATGCATTGCTACGTTTGTGTGATGTACAGGGCATTCCGCTCGCAACCAACATTGCAACGGCTGAAATTCTGGTTAAGGCATTGGATCGCGGCGATTTTGCATGGAGAGAGCTTGTGCATAAATATAAACCAGAAGCTGGAGTCACAACAGGTGATTCCGAATGA
- a CDS encoding sporulation protein YpjB has protein sequence MKRMFWNKTGLWVVSFMALLFWTNLSYSVSAQSGGNEGEADQQALVNSSIQQLNQEATSLYRHALDHNIEEVRNGIMRISERLEHISFEGQTTVEGIHALSETIVEVKQAAVRVKSDDTGLQQASAKLRLAADSLANPAKPLWLQYYKIVKDDLQAISTAVSQHEKAAVLTNRYALLEEHYETIRPAAMIRREPYEIAQLDAWLSHTKGLTGAKQPDITQLQSMISQGEELVNQLFGREKDESAFVPFVQGPNRRAAGLFITSVIVAALTYAGYRKYRAQQQGIFPFRR, from the coding sequence ATGAAGAGAATGTTCTGGAACAAAACCGGATTATGGGTAGTATCGTTCATGGCGCTGTTGTTTTGGACGAACTTGTCATACAGTGTATCTGCGCAAAGTGGAGGGAATGAAGGGGAAGCGGATCAACAAGCCCTTGTCAACAGTTCCATTCAGCAGCTTAATCAGGAAGCGACATCGCTCTACAGGCATGCCTTGGATCATAATATCGAAGAAGTCAGAAACGGTATTATGCGGATTAGCGAACGGCTGGAGCATATTTCGTTTGAGGGTCAGACGACGGTCGAAGGCATTCATGCCTTATCCGAAACGATTGTGGAAGTAAAACAAGCAGCCGTTCGCGTCAAAAGTGATGATACCGGTCTTCAGCAGGCTTCTGCCAAACTAAGGCTCGCTGCTGACAGTCTTGCAAATCCAGCCAAACCCTTATGGCTCCAATATTATAAAATTGTAAAAGATGACCTTCAGGCCATATCCACTGCTGTGAGTCAGCATGAGAAAGCTGCAGTACTCACGAACCGATATGCTTTGCTTGAGGAGCATTATGAAACCATTCGACCGGCAGCGATGATTCGTCGTGAACCCTATGAGATTGCTCAGCTGGACGCCTGGTTATCCCATACCAAAGGGTTGACTGGAGCTAAACAGCCAGATATCACACAGCTGCAAAGCATGATATCCCAAGGCGAAGAATTGGTGAATCAATTGTTTGGTCGCGAGAAGGATGAGAGTGCCTTTGTTCCATTTGTTCAGGGGCCGAACCGGAGAGCAGCAGGATTATTCATTACATCTGTGATTGTGGCCGCACTAACGTACGCAGGGTATCGTAAATATCGTGCACAGCAGCAAGGCATCTTTCCATTCCGGCGCTGA
- the bshA gene encoding N-acetyl-alpha-D-glucosaminyl L-malate synthase BshA, whose product MDQKLKIGITCYPSLGGSGVVATELGKLLAEQGHQVHFIANSIPFRLGTFQKNIFYHEVEVNDYYVFRYPPYDLSLATKMAQVAKAQQLDLLHVHYAVPHAVCAFLAKQMVGDDLKVVTTLHGTDITVLAQDESLKDLIRLAINESDAVTAVSQDLIRETVELLDIQRPIDLTYNFIDKRIYYPRDAASLRRDFAAPNEKILMHISNFRPVKRTQDVVEVFRQVQEQVPAKLLFVGEGPDLPKIQWKINELGLNDKVHFLGKQDDIAQVISMADILMLPSEKESFGLVALEAMACGVPTVGSQAGGIPELVLHGKTGYLSPIGDTQSMAENAIRLLTDDRLAADFREACLHRAHHDFCNDAIRHEYEQIYYRVLGREVPNLKPVCG is encoded by the coding sequence ATGGATCAAAAGCTAAAGATTGGTATCACCTGTTATCCGTCCCTCGGAGGGTCTGGCGTTGTCGCAACGGAGCTCGGCAAATTGCTTGCCGAACAGGGTCACCAGGTTCATTTTATTGCGAATAGTATTCCGTTCCGACTGGGTACTTTTCAGAAAAATATTTTTTACCATGAAGTTGAAGTGAACGATTATTATGTATTTCGCTATCCACCATACGACCTGTCCTTGGCAACCAAGATGGCTCAAGTGGCCAAAGCCCAGCAGCTTGATTTGCTGCATGTGCATTATGCAGTTCCGCACGCAGTATGTGCTTTCCTGGCCAAACAGATGGTGGGCGACGATCTAAAGGTTGTCACGACTCTGCATGGTACAGACATTACCGTACTGGCACAGGATGAATCCCTGAAAGATCTCATTCGGCTTGCAATCAACGAAAGTGATGCGGTAACCGCGGTTTCACAGGATTTGATTCGAGAAACGGTTGAGCTTCTGGACATTCAGCGTCCCATTGATTTGACATATAATTTTATTGATAAACGAATTTATTATCCTCGGGATGCGGCAAGTCTGCGCAGGGATTTTGCGGCTCCAAACGAGAAAATATTGATGCATATCTCCAACTTCCGCCCGGTGAAGCGGACACAGGACGTTGTTGAAGTTTTCCGTCAGGTTCAGGAGCAGGTTCCAGCCAAATTGCTGTTTGTTGGAGAGGGACCGGATTTGCCTAAAATTCAATGGAAAATTAATGAATTGGGCCTGAATGACAAAGTTCATTTCCTGGGTAAACAGGATGACATTGCACAAGTCATTTCCATGGCAGATATCCTTATGCTTCCTTCGGAGAAAGAGAGCTTCGGACTTGTGGCCCTGGAAGCGATGGCCTGCGGTGTGCCGACCGTTGGATCACAGGCAGGAGGAATTCCTGAACTCGTATTACACGGGAAAACCGGGTATTTATCACCGATCGGCGATACACAGTCCATGGCTGAGAACGCCATTCGCTTGTTGACCGACGATCGACTGGCAGCAGATTTCAGAGAAGCCTGTCTTCATAGGGCACATCATGATTTTTGCAATGATGCCATCCGTCATGAATATGAACAAATATACTATCGCGTACTGGGACGAGAAGTTCCCAATCTAAAACCCGTTTGCGGTTGA
- the bshB1 gene encoding bacillithiol biosynthesis deacetylase BshB1, whose product MSLDILIFGAHADDAEIGMAGTIAKHTAAGMKVGVCDLTKAEMSSNGTVERRAEEAEEASRVLGLSCRTNLGLPDRGLYITPEHIQAVTAEIRRHAPKIVFAPYWEDRHPDHVMCSKLVQEAVFNAKLRNYMPDMPATQVKELYFYFINDMGPVDLIVDITEHYEQKEKSLLSYRSQFEIGAGTVSTPLNQGYIERVRARDSLLGQRSLISFAEGFASITPYVVGQFGTAAR is encoded by the coding sequence ATGAGTCTTGATATTCTGATTTTCGGTGCACACGCAGACGATGCAGAGATTGGAATGGCGGGAACAATCGCCAAACATACTGCAGCTGGAATGAAGGTGGGCGTGTGTGATCTGACAAAAGCAGAAATGTCGTCCAACGGGACTGTAGAGCGCAGAGCCGAGGAAGCGGAGGAAGCCTCCCGCGTCCTCGGTCTTTCGTGTCGAACCAATTTGGGCTTGCCAGATCGTGGTTTATACATAACCCCTGAGCATATACAGGCAGTGACGGCCGAGATTCGCAGGCATGCCCCGAAAATTGTATTTGCACCCTATTGGGAAGATCGTCATCCGGATCATGTCATGTGCAGCAAGCTTGTGCAGGAAGCGGTATTCAATGCCAAGCTGCGTAATTATATGCCGGACATGCCTGCCACCCAAGTGAAGGAGCTGTATTTTTACTTCATTAACGATATGGGACCGGTGGATTTGATTGTCGATATTACGGAACACTATGAGCAAAAGGAAAAATCGCTGCTCAGTTATCGTTCCCAATTTGAAATAGGGGCAGGAACGGTGTCTACTCCGTTGAATCAGGGGTATATCGAACGCGTAAGAGCTCGGGACTCCCTGCTGGGTCAGCGGAGTTTGATTTCTTTCGCAGAAGGGTTTGCGAGTATTACACCTTATGTCGTTGGGCAGTTTGGCACAGCAGCTAGGTAA
- a CDS encoding tetratricopeptide repeat protein has protein sequence MMKPEDYMQQAYRCILQNDFEQAIRWFESAILAYPEHAELHYRCSITHARSQHLGPALEHARKAAELSSGTEEYVLHLQTLEAKQLSTQAKALLEQAGSGSHERYVSAAALLNEAVKLDPLSVEAHVMLALAYSDLNEFDRAIKAIRDAISLDPQNAQLHQMDQQIKQRKNSIQ, from the coding sequence ATGATGAAGCCGGAAGATTATATGCAGCAGGCTTACCGCTGTATTTTGCAAAATGATTTTGAGCAAGCGATCCGTTGGTTTGAATCGGCTATTCTTGCTTACCCGGAACATGCGGAGCTTCACTACCGCTGTTCCATTACACATGCCCGCAGCCAGCACCTTGGTCCGGCACTGGAACATGCCCGCAAGGCAGCTGAGCTGTCCAGTGGCACTGAAGAATATGTTCTGCATCTGCAGACATTGGAAGCCAAACAGCTAAGTACACAGGCGAAGGCTCTGCTGGAACAGGCAGGCAGCGGCTCACACGAACGTTATGTTTCGGCTGCTGCTCTGCTGAATGAAGCGGTTAAGCTTGATCCGCTGTCTGTCGAAGCGCATGTGATGCTTGCACTGGCCTATAGCGATTTGAATGAATTTGATCGTGCAATCAAGGCTATTCGTGATGCGATATCGCTGGATCCGCAGAACGCACAATTGCATCAAATGGACCAACAAATCAAGCAGCGTAAGAATTCTATTCAATAA
- a CDS encoding menaquinol-cytochrome c reductase cytochrome b/c subunit — translation MAHGHKPDDQEKIIFVGDSRVRKGAGFITPPDYTAYPGKSEAFIPNFLLKEWMVGVVVLVGILVLTISEPAPLGYPANPSASVIPMPDWYFLFLYQYLKYPYASGDYVLLGVLGVSGVAFGALLLAPFLDTGKERRFYKRPIASSLMVLSILSVFYLTNVAWTHYKHELEATGQKPEHIQREEEALEKHEQGLPTSNAPGQQQEVAIVEKDDPAMETFKKAGCVACHAADMKGAGGPSLRGVGDKHSQEEILTIIKEGYNSMQPQYDNAIAQGLTDDDINHLAEWLAKQKAEQ, via the coding sequence ATGGCTCACGGACACAAGCCTGATGATCAGGAGAAGATCATTTTTGTCGGTGATTCACGCGTCCGAAAAGGGGCGGGTTTCATTACCCCACCGGACTATACAGCGTATCCAGGCAAATCAGAAGCATTTATACCTAACTTTCTGCTGAAAGAATGGATGGTTGGTGTTGTGGTGCTGGTGGGTATCCTGGTACTGACCATCTCTGAACCTGCGCCGCTTGGTTATCCGGCCAATCCAAGTGCATCCGTTATTCCGATGCCAGACTGGTATTTCCTATTTCTGTATCAATATCTGAAATATCCTTATGCGTCAGGCGACTATGTCCTGCTCGGTGTACTGGGTGTCAGCGGGGTGGCTTTTGGAGCGTTACTGCTTGCCCCGTTCTTGGATACAGGCAAGGAACGACGGTTTTACAAACGTCCAATTGCATCATCACTCATGGTTCTGTCCATCCTTTCTGTATTCTATCTCACGAATGTGGCTTGGACACACTACAAGCACGAGCTTGAAGCGACGGGCCAGAAGCCTGAACACATTCAGCGTGAGGAAGAGGCTCTGGAGAAGCATGAACAAGGTCTGCCGACGTCCAATGCACCGGGCCAACAACAAGAAGTGGCCATCGTTGAGAAGGATGATCCTGCAATGGAAACGTTTAAGAAGGCAGGTTGTGTGGCGTGTCATGCTGCAGATATGAAGGGTGCTGGTGGTCCATCCCTTCGCGGCGTTGGTGACAAACACAGCCAGGAAGAGATCTTAACGATTATCAAAGAAGGATACAACAGCATGCAGCCTCAGTATGACAACGCCATCGCCCAAGGACTGACCGACGACGATATCAATCACCTGGCGGAATGGCTTGCGAAACAGAAGGCAGAACAGTAA